From the genome of Hymenobacter sp. PAMC 26628, one region includes:
- a CDS encoding HAMP domain-containing sensor histidine kinase, with the protein MQIKHKLLLWFAALVSGLLLAFSGYVYVSTARFRQHSFTERLTSKAAVTQQLLALNDSLAGTMLASLPEQAEQVYAPTGQRVYASAGADYAPPAGLLAQARQHGKVPFSYPRPGHAHPKQGVALAYRRPDADGQYVAVVTAYDQQGYAQQQTLFNYFLYGNLAAVALVGALGLLFATRALAPLNFLLEQLRQAAAQSLAFRLRPQNPRDEVGKLAAAFNDLLTRQEELVESQRAFIAHASHELRTPLTRIKGWLETSLAYDSDVADLKKGIGQAVVGLDQLTALANGLLHLARLDGAAQLDGQPLELVDLLLDVVGSAQQRPGQAVDLDISAEVDDQAQAPRVLGNAQLLRTALGNLVDNAAKYSSGQPVTLCLEMDGPDGVRLLIEDRGPGIAPDEAERIFQPLTRGRAVGDVPGFGIGLTLAQRIIGLHQGRLRLLPRPGGGTVADVWLPLVAR; encoded by the coding sequence ATGCAGATAAAGCACAAGCTCCTGCTCTGGTTTGCGGCGCTGGTCAGCGGGCTGCTGCTGGCCTTTTCGGGCTACGTCTACGTGAGCACGGCCCGCTTCCGGCAGCACTCCTTCACCGAGCGACTGACCAGCAAGGCGGCCGTGACGCAGCAGCTGCTCGCGCTCAACGACTCGCTGGCGGGCACGATGCTGGCATCGTTGCCCGAGCAGGCTGAGCAGGTGTACGCCCCGACCGGGCAGCGCGTCTACGCCAGCGCGGGGGCCGACTATGCGCCGCCGGCCGGCCTGCTGGCCCAGGCGCGGCAGCACGGCAAAGTACCCTTTTCCTACCCCCGGCCGGGCCACGCGCACCCCAAGCAAGGGGTAGCGCTGGCCTACCGCCGCCCCGACGCCGACGGGCAATACGTGGCCGTGGTCACGGCCTACGACCAGCAGGGCTACGCCCAGCAGCAGACGCTGTTCAACTACTTTCTGTACGGCAACCTGGCGGCCGTGGCGCTGGTGGGGGCCCTGGGCCTGCTCTTCGCCACCCGCGCCCTGGCCCCGCTCAACTTTTTGCTGGAGCAGCTGCGCCAGGCAGCGGCCCAGTCGCTGGCGTTTCGGCTGCGTCCGCAGAACCCCCGCGACGAGGTGGGCAAGCTGGCGGCGGCCTTCAACGACTTGCTGACCCGGCAGGAAGAGCTGGTGGAAAGCCAGCGCGCCTTCATCGCGCACGCCTCGCACGAGCTGCGCACCCCGCTCACACGCATCAAAGGCTGGCTGGAAACGTCGCTGGCCTACGACTCGGACGTGGCCGACCTGAAAAAAGGTATTGGCCAGGCCGTGGTGGGGCTCGACCAGCTCACGGCCCTGGCCAACGGCCTGCTGCACCTGGCCCGCCTCGACGGGGCTGCCCAGCTCGACGGCCAGCCCCTGGAGCTGGTCGATTTGCTGCTCGACGTGGTGGGCAGCGCGCAGCAGCGCCCCGGCCAGGCAGTAGACCTTGACATCAGCGCGGAGGTAGATGACCAGGCCCAGGCCCCGCGGGTGCTCGGCAACGCGCAGCTGCTGCGCACGGCCCTGGGCAACCTCGTGGACAACGCGGCCAAGTACTCCAGCGGCCAGCCCGTGACCTTGTGCCTGGAAATGGACGGTCCCGACGGCGTGCGGCTGCTCATTGAAGACCGGGGCCCCGGCATTGCCCCCGACGAAGCGGAGCGCATCTTCCAGCCCCTGACGCGGGGCCGCGCCGTGGGCGACGTGCCTGGCTTCGGCATCGGGCTCACGCTGGCCCAGCGCATCATTGGGCTGCACCAGGGACGCCTGCGGCTGCTGCCCCGGCCGGGCGGCGGCACCGTGGCCGACGTGTGGCTGCCGCTGGTAGCCCGTTAG
- a CDS encoding response regulator transcription factor — MTILLVEDEASLASFIQKGVAAEGYDLKVAFDGVVGQRLFDQQPFDVVVLDVNLPGMNGFELCRYIKQHSPRQPVLLLTALDGLADKEAGFGAGADDYLTKPFEFRELLLRIRALARRSDAYKGQHAVLRVADLELDTDARTVTRAGLRIELTSREYSLLEYLMVNKGRTVSRIDIAEKVWDLHFDTNTNVIDVYVNFLRKKVDKGFGQKLLHTVVGAGYLMQG, encoded by the coding sequence ATGACCATTCTCCTTGTCGAAGACGAAGCCAGCCTGGCCTCTTTCATCCAGAAAGGGGTAGCCGCCGAAGGCTACGACCTGAAAGTGGCCTTCGATGGGGTAGTGGGCCAGCGGTTATTCGACCAGCAGCCCTTCGACGTGGTGGTGCTGGACGTGAACCTGCCCGGGATGAACGGTTTCGAGTTGTGCCGCTACATCAAGCAGCACTCGCCGCGCCAGCCGGTGCTGCTGCTCACGGCCCTCGATGGGCTGGCCGATAAGGAAGCGGGCTTCGGGGCCGGGGCCGACGACTACCTGACCAAGCCGTTTGAGTTTCGGGAGCTGCTGCTGCGCATCCGGGCGCTGGCCCGGCGCTCGGACGCGTATAAGGGCCAGCACGCGGTGCTGCGCGTGGCCGACCTGGAGCTGGATACCGACGCCCGCACCGTGACTCGCGCCGGCCTGCGCATCGAGCTGACCAGCCGCGAGTACTCGCTGCTCGAATATCTGATGGTCAACAAGGGCCGCACGGTCAGCCGCATCGACATTGCCGAGAAAGTCTGGGACCTGCATTTCGACACCAATACTAACGTGATTGACGTGTACGTGAATTTTTTGCGCAAAAAAGTGGATAAGGGCTTTGGGCAGAAGCTCTTGCACACGGTGGTGGGCGCGGGTTATTTAATGCAGGGTTAG
- a CDS encoding DUF202 domain-containing protein produces MQRTRLANERTLLTYVRTSLALVGFGLALIQLHPVRGGRLGYVALAGVVLTVGLL; encoded by the coding sequence TTGCAACGCACCCGCCTGGCTAACGAGCGCACCCTGCTCACCTACGTGCGCACCAGCCTGGCCCTGGTAGGCTTCGGGCTGGCCCTGATTCAGCTGCACCCGGTGCGCGGGGGCCGGCTCGGCTACGTGGCGCTGGCGGGCGTGGTACTCACGGTGGGCCTGCTGTGA
- a CDS encoding IS3 family transposase (programmed frameshift) — MKKTTFTEAQMVFALRPADTGVAVAEVCRKMGISEATYYNWKKKYGGLGVPELRRLKQLEEENQHLKQLVADLSLDKQLLQDVIKQPLLKPVQRRHAAQHLIDAYRISARRACRVLSLQRASFAYQTRGRDDTVLRQRLRELAQVRVRYGSQRLYILLRREGWPDNHKRVHRLYCLEGLNLRSKRPRRNRAAAHRLERLPLGHLHQSWSMDFVADNLFDGRKIRALTIVDNYSRQCLAIHVGQSLKGEDFVAVMQRLHQQLGLVPKRIQVDNGSEFISKALDRWAYDQHVTLDFSRPGKPTDNPYIESFNGSFRDECLNVHWFLSLADAQEKLEHWRQEDNSFRPHSSLQNLTPDEVVAAAITVELQNA; from the exons ATGAAAAAGACCACGTTTACCGAGGCCCAAATGGTGTTCGCCCTGCGTCCCGCCGACACGGGCGTGGCCGTCGCCGAGGTGTGCCGGAAGATGGGCATCAGCGAGGCCACCTACTACAACTGGAAGAAAAAGTACGGCGGGCTGGGCGTGCCCGAGTTGCGGCGGCTCAAGCAGTTGGAAGAGGAAAACCAGCACCTCAAACAGTTGGTAGCCGACCTGAGCTTGGATAAGCAGCTGCTACAGGATGTGATCAAACAACC CCTTCTGAAGCCCGTGCAGCGTCGCCACGCGGCTCAACACCTCATCGACGCCTACCGCATCTCGGCTCGCCGGGCCTGCCGCGTGCTCAGCTTGCAGCGTGCTAGCTTCGCTTACCAAACACGTGGTCGAGATGACACCGTCCTACGCCAGCGTTTGCGCGAACTGGCGCAAGTGCGCGTACGCTACGGTAGTCAGCGCCTTTACATTCTGCTGCGCCGGGAAGGCTGGCCGGACAATCACAAGCGCGTGCATCGCCTTTACTGCTTGGAAGGCTTGAACTTACGTAGCAAACGTCCCAGACGTAATCGGGCCGCTGCGCACCGCCTGGAGCGGCTCCCGCTGGGCCACCTGCACCAGAGTTGGAGCATGGATTTTGTAGCCGATAACCTCTTCGATGGCCGTAAAATCCGGGCCTTAACAATAGTCGATAATTATAGCCGCCAGTGCCTAGCCATTCACGTCGGCCAGTCGTTAAAAGGCGAAGATTTCGTGGCCGTGATGCAGCGCTTACACCAGCAGTTAGGCCTGGTCCCTAAGCGCATCCAGGTCGATAACGGCAGTGAGTTTATTAGTAAGGCGCTTGACCGCTGGGCTTACGACCAGCACGTCACGCTGGATTTCTCCCGCCCAGGCAAACCGACCGATAATCCGTACATTGAATCGTTTAACGGCAGCTTCCGCGACGAGTGCTTGAATGTGCACTGGTTTCTGTCACTGGCCGACGCCCAAGAAAAGCTTGAACACTGGCGGCAGGAGGATAACAGCTTCCGGCCGCACAGCTCCTTACAGAATTTAACGCCCGATGAGGTAGTGGCGGCCGCCATTACCGTCGAGCTTCAGAACGCCTGA
- a CDS encoding response regulator, which yields MPPLTSVLLVDDDSTTNFLNKLLLTRMGVAQQVLVAENGEQALRTLDQTCTGQPAISCPVLILLDMNMPVLNGLAFLETYVQMPLAQQQAIVIVMLTTSLHPADMARAQELPIAGFLNKPLTQEKVLGILEKHFL from the coding sequence ATGCCGCCCCTAACCAGTGTGCTCTTGGTCGATGACGACAGCACAACCAACTTCCTCAATAAGCTCTTGCTCACGCGTATGGGAGTGGCCCAGCAGGTGCTCGTGGCCGAAAACGGCGAGCAGGCCCTGCGCACGCTGGACCAGACCTGCACGGGCCAACCGGCCATCTCGTGCCCCGTGCTCATTTTGCTCGACATGAACATGCCCGTGCTCAACGGGCTGGCCTTCCTGGAAACCTACGTGCAGATGCCGCTGGCCCAGCAGCAAGCCATTGTCATCGTCATGCTCACCACCTCGCTGCACCCCGCAGACATGGCCCGGGCCCAGGAGTTGCCCATCGCGGGCTTTCTGAACAAGCCCCTTACGCAGGAGAAAGTCCTGGGCATTCTGGAAAAGCACTTTTTGTAG
- a CDS encoding sensor histidine kinase, whose translation MPIAAPANDLFEVFFDLSALGGILFRPVRDAAGEVIDLAYERLNPAAQRMLALPECPAETFLTLYPHALATGIFAFYRGAVLTGETRRGKFNYQYDGLDNYFHLTARRSGEHLVVSFTDTSEQPRSAVEVALRESQAAEQAARTEAERQRGELERVFEQAPLAIAVYRGPAYTIELANPTVARLWGRTRAQLLGKGLFEALPEVAGLGYEELLDGVMATGVPHVARAMEAQHDRNGHRETVYWDFVYVPMYAADGHIDGAMVVATEVTAQVLARRQVEQLNAALETRVQQRTEELAALNQELTATNKELQESNRQLTRTNVDLDTFVYTASHDLKAPITNIESIVQALRDTLPPAVQQEELVAHLLGLLDTTVARFQVTITQLTDISRLQLAHAGLAEPVVLAQVVEAVREDLGPLIAAAGTGLTVEVAPELVVSFPPSNLRSVVYNLLSNAVKYRAADRPSQVRVRAEPLGSAVVLTVQDNGLGLSELQQRQLFGLFQRLHTHVEGTGVGLYISKRLVENGGGTIAVSSRPDAGATFTVTFPV comes from the coding sequence ATGCCTATAGCTGCGCCCGCCAACGACCTGTTCGAGGTATTTTTTGACCTTTCGGCCCTCGGCGGCATTCTCTTCCGACCCGTGCGGGATGCCGCGGGCGAAGTAATTGATTTGGCGTATGAACGCCTCAACCCGGCCGCCCAGCGGATGCTGGCGTTGCCCGAGTGCCCCGCCGAAACCTTCCTGACTCTTTACCCACACGCGCTGGCTACGGGCATCTTTGCGTTCTACCGCGGGGCCGTTCTAACGGGCGAAACCCGGCGCGGCAAGTTTAACTACCAGTACGACGGGCTGGACAACTACTTCCACCTGACGGCCCGGCGCAGCGGCGAACACCTGGTGGTGAGCTTTACCGACACCAGCGAGCAGCCCCGCAGTGCTGTAGAAGTGGCCCTGCGGGAAAGCCAAGCCGCCGAGCAGGCCGCCCGGACGGAGGCCGAGCGCCAGCGCGGCGAGTTGGAGCGCGTGTTTGAGCAGGCCCCGCTGGCCATCGCCGTGTATCGGGGGCCGGCCTACACCATCGAGTTGGCCAATCCCACGGTGGCCCGCCTCTGGGGCCGCACCCGCGCGCAGCTGCTGGGGAAAGGACTGTTTGAAGCCCTGCCGGAAGTGGCGGGCCTCGGCTACGAGGAGCTGCTCGACGGCGTGATGGCCACCGGCGTGCCCCACGTGGCCCGCGCGATGGAAGCCCAGCACGACCGCAACGGCCACCGCGAGACCGTGTACTGGGACTTTGTGTACGTGCCCATGTACGCCGCCGACGGCCATATTGACGGCGCGATGGTGGTAGCCACCGAGGTGACTGCGCAGGTACTGGCCCGCCGTCAGGTGGAGCAACTGAATGCGGCGCTGGAAACCCGCGTGCAGCAGCGCACGGAGGAATTGGCCGCCCTTAACCAGGAACTGACCGCTACTAATAAAGAGTTGCAGGAGAGCAACCGCCAGCTCACCCGCACCAACGTGGACCTGGACACGTTTGTGTACACGGCCTCGCACGACCTGAAAGCGCCGATTACCAACATCGAAAGCATTGTGCAGGCCCTGCGCGATACCCTACCCCCCGCCGTGCAGCAGGAGGAGCTAGTGGCTCACCTGCTGGGCCTGCTCGACACGACGGTGGCCCGCTTTCAGGTCACCATCACCCAGCTTACCGATATTTCCCGGCTGCAGCTGGCGCACGCCGGGCTCGCCGAGCCCGTGGTGCTGGCCCAGGTGGTAGAAGCGGTGCGCGAAGACCTGGGCCCCCTTATCGCGGCGGCGGGCACCGGGCTTACGGTCGAGGTGGCCCCGGAGCTGGTGGTGTCCTTCCCGCCGTCCAACCTGCGCAGCGTGGTCTACAACCTGCTCAGCAACGCAGTCAAGTACCGGGCGGCCGACCGGCCATCGCAGGTGCGCGTGCGGGCCGAGCCGCTGGGCTCCGCCGTGGTGCTCACCGTGCAGGACAACGGCTTGGGCCTGAGCGAGCTGCAGCAGCGCCAGCTCTTCGGCTTGTTTCAGCGCCTGCACACCCACGTCGAGGGCACCGGCGTGGGCCTCTACATCAGCAAGCGCCTCGTCGAGAACGGCGGCGGCACGATTGCCGTCAGCAGCCGGCCCGATGCGGGGGCTACCTTCACCGTCACTTTCCCGGTCTAA